Below is a genomic region from Raphanus sativus cultivar WK10039 chromosome 4, ASM80110v3, whole genome shotgun sequence.
aCAAAGTGGGTGACATAAGGAGTGTTTTAGGAAAATAACTTTTACAAATTTGGAGGAGAAAGTTATGTTTTATTGACTAATGGACTAGTTTAAAAATAGGTATCCTAACAAATAAtaagttaattaattaaaattacataatatcATGTAAGCTcataatatcatatatatatattacagcGACAATCCATACCCAGTAGAGGCCGAACTCTAGTTTAAAATGtgttctttttcctttttcaaaaaaagttttgaatatttcataaaaaaatatttaagcaaaaaaagacCACAAATTTTTGGGCTTTAAGCAGTGGCTTACTCTGCTTGTGTCATGGACGAGGTCTACCGATTTATCAGTTATAATTTATACTTTTTGTTAGTTATTTTATTCCGATCGAGATTTGAAAATTAACTCTTTGTTTTAGGATGATAAAGTAGCtgtttgatgtcaaaaaaaaaattatataccaaATTACATAAGCAATAACCATTTTTTTACACGCCAGtatttatatctataatatactaaaacaaatcaagaaccaaatttaaaacaattaaaaccGTTCAATAAATAGGTAAATTACAAAGATaggaaaaactaaaaacaaccACACGTATGTATTAGGAAATAAAAACCATCCATTTACGTAGCCTCAACTTGGAAACCTCCTAAGCCATGAAATAGTCGCAAAgccttttctctttgttttctaATTGCTTTCGACGAAAATCGATCATAGAGAAGTCTACCTTGTAGACCTCTCTCTAAAATTGATTATCATTTATCGTTACCAACATCAAATATGCGTCTCTCTCTTAGTCCTACCCCCTTTGTTCTCCTCTTCCTCGTTGTTGCACCAGCTGTATTGGCTGATGTAGCTATCTTGAGAACGGATTATTACCAAAAAACATGCCCCGACTTCAACAAAATCGTGCGTGAAGCCGTTTTAACTAAGCAATCTCAACAACCGACAACTGCTGCCGGAACACTCCGTCTCTTCTTTCACGATTGTTTCCTTGAAGGCTGTGATGCGTCTGTTCTGATAGCGACCAATTCGTTTAACAAAGCGGAACGTGACGATGATCTTAACGACTCCCTCCCAGGAGATGCTTTCGACATTGTCAATCGCATTAAGACAGCTCTCGAGCTGTCTTGCCCTGGTGTTGTGTCATGCGCTGATATTTTAGCGCAGGCTACGCGTGACCTTGTCACGATGGTAGGAGGACCTTACTTCGATGTAAAGCTTGGTCGTAAAGACGGACTCGAGTCCAAAGCCCATAAAGTCCGAGGAAACGTCCCGATGCCTAACCAGACGGTCCATGACATCCACGGGATGTTCAAGAAAAATGGGTTTAGTCTACGTGAGATGGTAGCGTTAAGCGGAGCCCACACAATCGGATTTTCTCACTGCAAAGAGTTTAGTGACCGGCTTTACGGGTCAAAAGCCGATCCAGAAATCAACCCGCGATTCGCAACCGCTCTGAAAGAACTATGCAAAAACCACACCGTGGATGACACAATCGCGGCGTTTAACGACGTGATGACTCCGGGAAAATTCGACAACATGTACTTCAAGAACCTAAAACGAGGACTAGGTCTATTAGCTTCCGACCACCTCCTTATTAAAGACAATAGTACGAAACCGTTTGTCGAGCTTTACGCAACTGACGAGAAAGCATTCTTTGATGATTTCGCACGAGCGATGGAGAAACTCGGTACGGTTGGCGTTAAGGgcgatggagaaggagaagtgAGACGTAGGTGCGACCACTTCAACAATCTCAACGTATAAGCAAAGGAAAACacgaaaacaaaataataatatttacgTTATTTATTTGCCGGGAGAAAGGAGAATTGTGCAGAAGAAATGTTTCGTTGGTATATATGTGTTTAAAACTATGTATCGTAAGCAAGTTACTGTAACAATTCAATATAAGATGTTTGTTCTTTTTCATGAAATTGCGAACTGTTATCTAAAAGTATATTATACATCGATGTATCAAACTATTGTAGGTTAACATACATTGTATGGTTGATAATGTTGCcaatataaaattaactaattagGAAACCATATAACCAATTAATTTTTCTCATAGCATCATATGATTGATAAAACTATTAAGTTTCCTAAAAAGGTATATATATGCAAAAGACGTTTTTACCTTTCACTTTATTGTATTTACAAATCATTTTAAGAGATAATAATCAATACCTATAGCATAGTGTTCACTTTATACTTTGGAAAGCAAACTACATGTTGTTTTTCAAGGAATTTAATGACGAGgcatataaaacatttttgtaaTGAAGAAATAAATAGACCAACAAACTAAGATTGACCCAAGAAAAAAGGCAACGAAGCAAGTGGAGTGGCAAAGCGGAACACGAGCAATCTAAAAAAGGATGTGGTTACTCTCATCTTAGCAgattttttgtttgcttttaaaTGGGATCACAAGTTACCATATACGATTCTTAAAAAATTCACAATGAAAATGTTAATGAACCTTGTTGTGTTTGTTCTTCTCTTCAATGGTTGCACGACCAACAAAGTGGCAGATGATCTGATTCAAAAATCTTGCAAGGAAGCTCCAAAGGCTACAGGTTTTGTAAGCCAATGGCCACATTTCGAAAAAGATTGCATTGCATCTTTCAAAGAGAATCCAGAGAGCCAGAAAGCAAGAAATATCGATGATTTGGCCATGGTAGGAGCGAAAAATGCCATATCATACTTAACGAAAGTGAAAAAAATTGTGGAGAAAATTATAAAAGAGAAGAAATATAAGAGTACCCTTAGTAAGAAGTCGTTGGAAGATTGCCTTGAGCTTTATTCCAAGAGCGCTCGCTTGTTAAACTCAGCTTTGAATTATCTCAAAAAGGGGAATTTCGATGAGGCTCGATATGCTTTTAGAGATGGAGAGAAAGCACCGATATTTTGCGAATTGAAATTCAACGGCGACAATCAACAAATATCACCCCTGATAAAAGAGAATAATCTTCTCTTAACAATGATCCAAATTCCTgagatgtttatttttaaatcgcaTTAGCTTAGTGGAGATGCTAGGCCAGAATAGCAcgtattaaaaaaatgtattatgtGAGTTCTgcttaataataattttttttgtgttttgagtttttgttttgtttggatcATGTAGTCAAATGATATTTACGGATTATAAGGAAATAATTCATATCAAGAACACATGATGATATCGATTACAAACTATAAACAAATGAATAATAACTAAACTGTCAATTTATAAGCAAATATAGAGAAATCAGATGCCTTCGATCATCAGAAAACCAAATCTGAAAATTCtcagtattaattttttttcattctgaattattttaatttgaaaataggtttattatttgtttactcTAACCAAGTTAGTAAATTACACTTTATACATGTCTTTTTATCCGCGACCCAACCCTATCAGTTTAAACCCTCAGATAATCAAAATCACTAAAACTGAAACACAAATTTCTCATCAGttctgatgtagcggaagcttctgaagataaaactaattttgttgATTCTAAGAATACCTGGTAACTAGGGTTTGTGAATATTTTTCAGAGTGTTTAATCAAAAGTTCTATAGGAttgagaatactcttctcagtggtttatAGAAATCTCTATAGAAAAACTCAttttaatatcattaaaatttaattatatatcatataaaataaataaaacaatcatTTTGATTTACTtaccataaaaatattgtaagtAAACAAGAGGTACTgttttgatttatgtgattATTCTAATcccatatataaaaattactaaacaATTGATTACTTTAACAAGTGTAAGATcttattaattaacattttttaaaaaaatcttacaagATATCGATACATCAAAGATTTATCTAGAAACTACTGAAATCACCTAGCGAGAACATGGATTGCACAATAAACTTGCTTTCTCAACCTTAAACCTTTTTCTCTTCGTCACAACACTAACAAAGAATAATTTGGAATTTGACAATCTAAAATAGTAACATTTTTAGTCTAGTTCATCGTTTTCCTTAAATGGGCtcagaatattttttaataattaactgAATGGATCACATAcggttttggtttaaaaattgttgcatatccaaaataaacatcatcactttcatttAAAAGTTTCTCACACTAAAAAATATAGGATTGGgcaaaatctgaatccaaaacaccaaaccaaatcaaatctgAAAAGTAGTATTCAACTTTAACAAAACTGATTAGATATCCGAaaagattcaaaattttggtatttagagagccggaaccgaatccgatccgaatcGAAATATTTCGGGTGTCCAAGTATATCCGAACCAAATttgtatacttaaatatattgattatttttaaatttaatatccgaaataatatacaaaatataagatttttctaggttttccaaaatacttgaaaatatatacaaataaagtacatgtttaaaatagctaaacgatattcaaaataccaaaaaaaatacttaaatttctATTGattttggcatacattattaaaatttatatgttatatattattttaatctttagatttttagaaactaaaagtatatataaattttattttaaaaaaaaattaaagggaTTATCaggatccaaaccgaacccgcaaaaaTCTGAACCAAATTGAACTGAATGCAAAGATCCGAACTGAACAAAACCGAAAGAATTATCAATAACAAAATGAgtattgttta
It encodes:
- the LOC108852774 gene encoding peroxidase 65-like; its protein translation is MRLSLSPTPFVLLFLVVAPAVLADVAILRTDYYQKTCPDFNKIVREAVLTKQSQQPTTAAGTLRLFFHDCFLEGCDASVLIATNSFNKAERDDDLNDSLPGDAFDIVNRIKTALELSCPGVVSCADILAQATRDLVTMVGGPYFDVKLGRKDGLESKAHKVRGNVPMPNQTVHDIHGMFKKNGFSLREMVALSGAHTIGFSHCKEFSDRLYGSKADPEINPRFATALKELCKNHTVDDTIAAFNDVMTPGKFDNMYFKNLKRGLGLLASDHLLIKDNSTKPFVELYATDEKAFFDDFARAMEKLGTVGVKGDGEGEVRRRCDHFNNLNV